Below is a genomic region from Deltaproteobacteria bacterium RBG_16_64_85.
CGACATCCCGGGCGTCGGACTCCAATTCCACTTTGACCGGAGTGGAGAAATACACTTCCTCGCCCCAGGTATTCGCCCGGGAGATGAACGGCAAGGCATTCCAGATTGCCTCGGCCGTGGGCGTCTCGAGGAGTTCGGCCTCGAGCACCACGGAACCGATGGTCATCTTGATTTGTCGCATAAATACCGCCTTTGGTCCCTTCACACCCCCGGCGCGGCCCGGCAGAAGGCGGCCAGGAGCCGCCACGTGTGATCGAAGTCGGAGAGAAGGCAGGTGCCAAACCCGATCTCGTCCATGTGCGCGTCGAGCATCAGCTTGAAGTTGGAAGATCCCCGCCGCACGGCGATGAGATTCCCGAGCGTATCCACCCGCATCTCGTCGACGAAGGGCTTGACGATTTCGGCGATCGCCTCCCGGACGGGCCCCTCGAACCCCGTGACGCCCGGGAGGTTGCACAGCCGTTCCAGCAGGTCATGGGAGTCGGTCATCAGACACCTTCCTGAAATATCCGCGATGGGGAAACTACGGATAGATGGTCCTGTTTCCCCGAGGGGAATGATAGATCGGGATCGTCCATGCAGCCGTTCACGGGCAGAATGGCGCCCTCCTGGCGACCTACCGCGAACAGGAGGTGGAAGTCGCCCTCGGCCCCATGGGGATTCTCGACGACCCCCACGTCGGCGTCCTGACGCGACGAATCGAGACCGACCAGGCCGTGAGCCATGCCGGTTACCCGGATTTGAGAGAAACCATATCGATGGAGAAGCGGTACTTCACATCGGATTTGAGCAGTCTCTCGTAAGCTTCGTTGACCTTCTGGATGGGGATGATTTCGACATCGGCGGTGATGTTATGTGCGCCGCAAAAGTCGAGCATCTCCTGGGTCTCGGGGATACCGCCGATGATCGAGCCGGAGAGGCTGCGGCGTCCGAACAGAAGGCCGAAGGCGGCTACGGCGAGAGGCTTCGGCGGCGCGCCGACGAGGGTCATGTTGCCGTCTCGGCGGAGGAGTTGGAGGTAGGCGTTGATGTCGTGATCGGCGGAGACGGTGTCGAGGATGAAGTCGAAGCTGCCGGCGTGCTTCCGCATCTCGTCGGCATTGCGGGAGAGGACGACTTCATCGACGCCGAGGCGGAGCGCGTCTTCCTTCTTGTCGGGTGATGTCGTGAAGACGACAACGTGGGCTCCGAGCGCATGCGCAAACTTCACGCCCATGTGGCCCAGTCCGCCGAGACCGACCACGCCGACTTTCTTGCCCTTGGTTATGCCCCATCGGCGCATGGGCGAGTATGTCGTGATTCCGGCGCAGAGGAGAGGCGCGGTTCCGGCGATATCGAGGTTGGAAGGGACGCGCAGGACGAAGCGCTCGTCGACGACCACGCTCTCGGAGTAGCCACCGTAGGTCACGCCTCCGAGGTGCTTGTCCGGGGAGTTGAAGGTGAGGGTCATGTTCGGGCAGAACTGCTCGAGGCCGGCCCGGCACTCGGGGCAGGTGCCGTCGGAGTCGACCATGCAGCCGACCGCGGCGAGGTCGCCGGGCTTGAACTTGGCGACTGCGGAGCCGGCCTTGGTGACACGGCCGACGATCTCATGGCCGGGGACAATCGGGTAGACAGTGGGCATGAGGCTGCTCCACTCGTTGCGCACCTGGTGGAGGTCGGAGTGGCAGATGCCGCAGAAGAGGATTTCGATCTGTACGTCTTGTTCGGTCGGATCGCGCCGCGCGACCGTGGCGGGGGCAAGCGGCGATGTCGCACCGGCAGCGGAGTAAGCCTTCGCTTTGTACATGGATTTATCCTCCTGTATGCATAATACGCCAGTACTCCGTGATGATCATATTCTGCTCCTGACGAATTTGCGTCAAACGGCTGCCGGCGAGGGGGCTTAGGTTCCAGGATTCGTCTCTGTCGCCTTCCCTGGCTCCGCTTGGCTGGTATCAGACGGGGTGATGACCCCCCACGTCGGGCAGATCGCGGTACTCCTCGTACCCGCGCAGGACCGGGCGTTCCGCCAAGGCCAAGACGATACGCTCGCGGATCGTGATGTCGGTCTTGACGGTCTTCCCGCGCGCCCGGGAAAGAGGACCTTCGTAAGCGAGATAGAATGTATGGCTGTTCTCGTGGGAATGTCGATCCAGGTGGACCTTGAAAGCGAGCCGATCCCGAAGCGGACTGCGGGACAACCCGACCAGGAACCACGAGAGGCAGTAGTCGCGCTCGAGGACGGTTTCCGGGATGCGCCGGCCTCCCCGCTCGGCGAGGCGATTGGAAAGAAGCGAGAGGTCCCGCTGCGGAATCATGGGTCAGGTCCTCACGACGGCCCGGAGTTCTTCGGGGTCCCCGTTCAGCTGGAGACGCCACCGGCGAAGACGTTTCCCCTCGGCCGGCAAGACCGGGTCCAGCCGGACGTAGGTCGCCGTCAGTCCATTGCGCAGCCGGTCCAGATCCGGCGGTCCGGCCATCTCGTAGGTCTCCAGCAGGAAACCAAGCCGACGCACGACGGCGCCGACGCCGATCCGCCTGGCGTACTGAACGAGTCGGTCGACGTTCATGTCCCGGCGTCGCATCCACAGGCCCTTGGCGACCTCGGTCAATCCGCCGCAATGCTCGGTCTGCTTGAGCCCGTCGATGACCGTCCGCTCCAGGTCGCTCACGCGCACCTTCTCCTGCTTGGTTACCCAGTGTTCGGTGAGACCGAAGAGAGCCTCTCGCCGGCAAAGGATAAATCGGAACTCCACGCCCAACGATGTCAGGGCGCGCCGGGGCTTCGGCGTGGTCACCATAATGACGAGCTGAGGCTGGGTCGTCATGCCGTGGATCTCCATGGCGGTGGCGTGGGAGAGGTAGTAATCCTCGCCGTTCATGATCTCCCGGGCGACGACGAGAGGATTGCCCGTGTACTTCCGCTCCCTCCCCAACTCGAAGGGGACCAGGACGTAGAGACCGGGCTTTAGCCGGGCCGCCACTCCCCGATCCACGAGCTTGCGGACGAAGCTCCTCGCGGAGACCTCGGAGAGGCCCGTGATGTCCCGGACATCCTCGAGGCGAAAGACGGCACGGCTCCGTTCGTGGAGCATCGTGACCAGGTTGGCCGCCTGGGGTCCCAAAGTCTTGAGAGGTGCACTGTTCGTTCGCATTGCGTGCCTTCTGAGGGCACATTCTACGTCTACGATAGACCTGCGTCAAGCAAAAAGTTGCTCCATAGTACCAATTCGTGCTCCTCCAGGGCACGTTTTACATTCATAATATAACATCCGTGGCCGGGATGGCTCTTCACATACGTGATCACCAGGCGAGGCGGCAGCCTGTAGGCGCACCCCATGGGGCCGGGACCCATGCGGTCCCGTCCGACCCGTGACGGAAACCAGCCTGTCCACGTCCACACGGTAGACGGGGACGTCCAATCGCCGCGCCTCCGTGATGGAGAATGCCGGAGACCACCGATCGGCAAGCGACCAGCGAGCGGGCGTTGCGGCCGATCGCACCTATGAATCCAGAGGTGGTCCGCCTCACGATCCGTTCTCGCGGAGGTGATCGAGGAAGGACGGAAGATCGCAGGAGATCCGGCGTCCGGAGCCGCTCGGTCGACGAGTCTGCGAGACCAGGAAGCGCCGCGACGCCTTGATCAAGTCGGCCGTCTTGTCCAATCGGGCCATGTCTTCGGGCCCAGGTGAAGATGTCAGCTTGATCTCGACGGTCCATCGTTCCTTCCCGAAGTCCAGCACGAGATCGAGTTCGTATCGATCGCTGGTCCTGAAGTAGCAGGCATCATAGGTCCGCCCTTCGGCCGAAAGGACCCCGAGCGCCTGTTCGATGACGTAGCCCTCCCAGCTCGCGCCCACCCACGGTTGAACGAGCAAGGTTTTCT
It encodes:
- a CDS encoding hydroxyacid dehydrogenase is translated as MYKAKAYSAAGATSPLAPATVARRDPTEQDVQIEILFCGICHSDLHQVRNEWSSLMPTVYPIVPGHEIVGRVTKAGSAVAKFKPGDLAAVGCMVDSDGTCPECRAGLEQFCPNMTLTFNSPDKHLGGVTYGGYSESVVVDERFVLRVPSNLDIAGTAPLLCAGITTYSPMRRWGITKGKKVGVVGLGGLGHMGVKFAHALGAHVVVFTTSPDKKEDALRLGVDEVVLSRNADEMRKHAGSFDFILDTVSADHDINAYLQLLRRDGNMTLVGAPPKPLAVAAFGLLFGRRSLSGSIIGGIPETQEMLDFCGAHNITADVEIIPIQKVNEAYERLLKSDVKYRFSIDMVSLKSG
- a CDS encoding transcriptional regulator; this translates as MRTNSAPLKTLGPQAANLVTMLHERSRAVFRLEDVRDITGLSEVSARSFVRKLVDRGVAARLKPGLYVLVPFELGRERKYTGNPLVVAREIMNGEDYYLSHATAMEIHGMTTQPQLVIMVTTPKPRRALTSLGVEFRFILCRREALFGLTEHWVTKQEKVRVSDLERTVIDGLKQTEHCGGLTEVAKGLWMRRRDMNVDRLVQYARRIGVGAVVRRLGFLLETYEMAGPPDLDRLRNGLTATYVRLDPVLPAEGKRLRRWRLQLNGDPEELRAVVRT